A region from the Metopolophium dirhodum isolate CAU chromosome 9, ASM1992520v1, whole genome shotgun sequence genome encodes:
- the LOC132952432 gene encoding uncharacterized protein LOC132952432 isoform X2, whose translation MVIDVVNRIPGHSVSVHWRGQWQKETPVMDGAPMVTQCPILPHTTFQYKFRAAQAGTHWWQILSGDELSDRVYGAFIVKQSKRREPHASIYDYDEIPHVLLVEYTTISQNGINNEMRINGIESNTSITVQNNSKYRFRTINTGGVSQCPIKIKVHKHHLTVIAIDGHAIEPKPVDVIQVEPGETLDFILTTIKNQGIYDMTVTSEGHCKDSNHTHTLYIHYNSTLYNTISDTDNLVKPTVYGERHLSITSLDSLPYELSAVELKNTIYLGFSSIKYQLSEGSWSLPNFNNMTMVLPSAPLLLQQPEDVIVCNAENVPLKCRSSITSCECTHIIDLPLGSATELVIFDTEHTLFKTDRSHSFYLHGHSFYVVGQKSKAFVKSADHAKKLDSDSHLVHRKLDRSVLKNTVVVPAAGVSVVRFIADNPGYWMFRSEKTSEWSSGLSLIFRVLNPSGSFPQVPEDFPKCGNFIGPEFFLA comes from the exons ATGGTAATAGACGTTGTTAACCGAATACCCGGTCATAGCGTTTCGGTACACTGGAGAGGCCAGTGGCAAAAAGAGACTCCGGTAATGGATGGAGCACCTATGGTAACACAATGTCCAATACTACCACACACtacatttcaatataaatttagaGCTGCTCAAGCAGGAACTCACTGGTGGCAGATATTATcgg gCGACGAGTTGTCCGATAGAGTATATGGAGCATTCATAGTGAAGCAGTCGAAACGCAGAGAGCCTCATGCCTCCATATATGACTATGATGAAATTCCACACGTTTTACTAGTAGAATACACGACCATCTCTCAAAATGGTATCAATAATGAAATGCGTATTAATGGAATCGAATCTAACACG TCGATCACGGTACAAAACAATAGCAAGTATAGATTCAGAACAATAAATACAGGAGGAGTTTCGCAATGTCCAATTAAGATAAAAGTGCATAAACATCATTTAACAGTTATAGCAATAGACGGTCATGCGATTGAACCCAAACCAGTTGACGTTATTCAAGTTGAACCAG GTGAAACGTTAGACTTCATTTTAACAACAATCAAAAACCAAGGAATTTATGACATGACGGTCACCTCAGAGGGTCACTGTAAGGATTCCAATCATACACACACATTGTACATACATTACAACTCGACACTATATAACACTATCTCAGACACAGACAATCTTGTAAAACCA ACCGTATATGGGGAACGACACTTGTCCATTACAAGTCTTGATAGCTTACCCTACGAGTTGTCAGCAgtcgaattgaaaaatacaatttatttgggATTTTCTTCGATTAAATATCAACTCAGCG AAGGAAGCTGGTCATTACCGAATTTCAACAACATGACGATGGTCTTACCTTCCGCCCCGTTGCTATTGCAACAGCCCGAAGACGTGATAGTGTGTAATGCAGAAAATGTGCCACTCAAATGTCGGTCTAGTATTACGTCTTGCGAGTGTACACATATCATCGACTTGCCGTTAGGTTCTGCTACGGAATTAGTTATTTTCGATACAG agCACACTCTGTTCAAAACGGACAGATCTCATTCATTTTACTTGCACGGACACAGTTTCTACGTGGTCGGTCAGAAGAGCAAAGCGTTCGTCAAGTCGGCAGATCATGCAAAGAAGTTAGACAGTGATTCGCACTTAGTACACAGGAAACTCGACAGGTCGGTGCTGAAGAACACTGTTGTCGTTCCAGCAGCAGGTGTATCTGTCGTGCGATTTATCGCTGACAATCCCG GATATTGGATGTTTAGAAGTGAAAAAACTTCCGAATGGTCCAGTGGCTTGTCATTAATTTTTAGAGTGCTAAATCCCAGTGGAAGTTTTCCTCAGGTACCCGAAGATTTTCCTAAATGTGGAAATTTTATAGGTCCAGAATTCTTTTTGGCCTga